In a genomic window of Pangasianodon hypophthalmus isolate fPanHyp1 chromosome 19, fPanHyp1.pri, whole genome shotgun sequence:
- the pax1b gene encoding paired box protein Pax-1: MEQPSYGEVNQLGGVFVNGRPLPNAIRVRIVELAQLGIRPCDISRQLRVSHGCVSKILARYHETGSVLPGAIGGSKPRVTTPNVVKSIREYKRADPGMFAWEIRDRLLADGVCDKYNVPSVSSISRILRNKIGNLSQPGQHETGGGVKPPAPPIPYSPVCAYSYPNTISPTGAKLGGPPGVGVGLSRAWPSVHTVSNILGIRAFMDPSAIAGPEGYQQKMEEWPCMNRTSFPSHAVNGIDRSPIDTDIKYNQSPSSLSGYMPPCPYSSPSQCGVYGGNYGHHWQPQGTGLAHNDSHLHTAMNFKPPSDVADRKPPSPLIKQQQQHEALSSVHSLALPTSAS, from the exons ATGG AGCAGCCGTCGTACGGTGAGGTGAATCAGCTGGGCGGTGTGTTTGTGAACGGGCGGCCTCTTCCCAACGCCATCCGCGTGCGCATCGTGGAGCTCGCGCAGCTCGGTATTCGCCCGTGCGACATCAGCCGCCAGCTGCGCGTCTCTCACGGCTGCGTGAGCAAGATCCTGGCGCGCTACCACGAGACGGGCTCCGTGCTGCCGGGCGCCATCGGTGGCAGCAAGCCGCGCGTGACCACACCCAACGTGGTGAAAAGCATACGGGAGTATAAGCGCGCGGACCCGGGCATGTTCGCGTGGGAGATCCGGGACCGGCTGCTGGCCGACGGTGTGTGCGACAAATACAACGTGCCGTCGGTGAGCTCTATCAGTCGCATTTTGAGGAATAAGATTGGGAACCTGTCGCAGCCCGGACAGCACGAGACCGGCGGCGGCGTTAAACCTCCCGCCCCGCCGATTCCTTACAGTCCGGTGTGTGCTTACTCCTACCCCAACACCATCTCACCTACCGGCGCCAAGCTCGGCGGCCCTCCCGGCGTCGGGGTCGGTCTGTCCCGGGCCTGGCCTTCAGTGCACACCGTCAGCAACATCTTAGGGATACGAGCTTTCATGGACCCCTCAG CCATCGCTGGACCGGAGGGATATCAGCAGAAAATGGAGGAGTGGCCATGTATGAACAGAACTTCATTTCCCTCCCATGCGGTTAATGGCATTGACAGATCCCCTATAGACACGGATATTAAATACAATCAG TCTCCCTCGAGTCTTAGTGGATATATGCCCCCCTGCCCCTATTCTTCCCCCAGTCAGTGCGGGGTGTACGGGGGTAATTATGGGCATCACTGGCAGCCTCAGGGAACAGGCCTGGCGCACAACGACTCACACCTTCACACTGCCATGAACTTCAAACCTCCATCAGATG TGGCAGACAGAAAACCTCCAAGTCCTCTGAttaagcagcagcagcagcatgagGCACTGAGCAGCGTTCACAGCCTGGCCTTACCCACCTCAGCCTcataa